The following nucleotide sequence is from Scleropages formosus chromosome 4, fSclFor1.1, whole genome shotgun sequence.
gtaAGTAACTCTGGCCACTACGTTGCCGGCTGCCAGGCAATAGCCTATGCACGGAATGAACGGTCGTCGGTTTCGCGTTATAACTCATATCCGCACATTAAAATGTGCTACGCTTTACAGTCACACGTACAGAATGTCTACAGTCTACAGTCACAGAATGTTAAAGATTAAGAGTAATTAAATgactaataattaaaaaaaacaccctgtAATCGCGAAGAAGATGTCTACCTAAAATTTCAAAACGAAACACTGCAGACACAGTGAATAGAGACAAGTCAGCAGGGCCCCCCAAAAAGGTACATTTATCGTGGGTTTGTTTTCCTCATACCCAGATACTTCTTAATAATTTCCAGAATCTCTTCCGTCTTTAAGGAGTAAATGATGGGATTGAGCAGTGGGGGGATGGAGGCGGACAGGGACGTGTTGATGATCCTCGTGTCCGTGTCAATGTTCACGTTGACCCATGCAAGAATGTAGGTCACGAAGAAGGGCACGAAGAAAAGAGCGACCAGAATCAAGTGTGAGGTGCATGTTTTAAACGCTTTCCACCTGCTCTCCGAAGAGGCGATATTCAAAATGGCATAAATTATACATAGGTACGTCAGCGCGATGAAGCCGAAAGGAGCAAAGTACAACGCAACTGTGGTAAAAGCGGCCATAAACCAGTTGGGAGAGTAATCCCCACAGGCTATCTTGAAAACGGGGCCGTGATCACAGAAGAAGCTGTTGACGATGGTCGATTTGCAGTACGGCAAGGGGGGTATCAACGCAACCATGACCACGTCTATGATGAGCGGAATCGACCAGGAAACCATTATGACCAACATCATTTTACGGTTTGTATTTATAGTATGGCTCCTTAGCGGGAAACATATCGCAATAAGCCTGTCATACGCCAGGACGCAGAGACAGAAGGCCTCCATGGAAGCAAAGAAGTCAACAAAGAACATCTGAGCCAAGCAGGCATTGAAATAGATGAATTTTGAGTCGAAGAGGTACATGTTGACGGCTTTGGGGATG
It contains:
- the LOC114910448 gene encoding olfactory receptor 10G3-like, translating into METTTQDLSNFTRPVGFYIRGFYALKNSEYYFIFLAVIYVFTLAANLTLMVIIWFSEVLHTPKYMAVFSLAVVDVSLSSALIPKAVNMYLFDSKFIYFNACLAQMFFVDFFASMEAFCLCVLAYDRLIAICFPLRSHTINTNRKMMLVIMVSWSIPLIIDVVMVALIPPLPYCKSTIVNSFFCDHGPVFKIACGDYSPNWFMAAFTTVALYFAPFGFIALTYLCIIYAILNIASSESRWKAFKTCTSHLILVALFFVPFFVTYILAWVNVNIDTDTRIINTSLSASIPPLLNPIIYSLKTEEILEIIKKYLGMRKTNPR